In Polynucleobacter sp. AP-Ainpum-60-G11, one DNA window encodes the following:
- the hemW gene encoding radical SAM family heme chaperone HemW, producing MQNFKAVLNLLNPALATQPKLSALPPLSLYIHFPWCEKKCPYCDFNSHQIKDVGSDQSKAQGFDEARYIKALIADLETELPCIWGRQVHSIFIGGGTPSLMSANGMNELLSAIRARVNLEPDCEITMEANPGSVETEKFAGFAKAGINRVSLGIQSFQDEQLKALGRIHNGEEAKRAIAIALQHFKSVNLDLMFGLPNQTLAAAKADIETALSFNTPHLSFYNLTLEPNTYFANFPPKLPNEDEIDAIFEQNLALLEAVGYRRYEVSAYAKKAQECKHNLNYWRFGDYIGIGAGAHGKISFPDRITRQVRERHPETYMQAMETKGNALIEAREIPAKDLPFEFMLNTLRLTDGVDTITFSERTGLPLSVVSKGLDEASKKGLLDPNPNQLKATVQGLRYLNNLQEMFL from the coding sequence TTGCAGAACTTCAAAGCCGTGCTCAATCTGCTTAACCCCGCTTTGGCGACACAGCCAAAATTGTCTGCCCTACCGCCACTGTCTTTGTATATTCATTTTCCGTGGTGTGAAAAGAAGTGTCCTTACTGTGACTTCAACTCACATCAAATTAAAGATGTCGGCAGTGATCAGAGTAAAGCTCAGGGATTTGATGAAGCCCGCTATATCAAAGCACTCATTGCGGATTTAGAAACAGAGCTACCTTGCATCTGGGGTCGCCAAGTTCATAGCATTTTTATTGGTGGCGGTACCCCTAGCTTGATGTCCGCTAATGGCATGAATGAACTCCTCTCAGCTATTCGAGCGCGTGTGAACTTAGAACCTGATTGTGAAATCACCATGGAAGCCAATCCTGGCTCAGTCGAGACTGAGAAGTTTGCTGGCTTTGCAAAAGCGGGGATCAATCGCGTCTCTTTAGGTATTCAGAGTTTTCAGGATGAGCAGCTTAAAGCTTTGGGGCGCATTCATAACGGTGAAGAAGCCAAGCGCGCGATAGCGATTGCTTTACAGCACTTTAAGTCCGTCAACCTCGATTTAATGTTTGGATTACCAAATCAAACTCTTGCCGCCGCTAAAGCGGATATTGAAACTGCCCTCTCGTTTAACACTCCGCATCTGTCCTTCTATAACTTAACGCTAGAACCGAATACCTACTTTGCAAACTTCCCACCGAAGCTTCCAAATGAAGATGAAATTGATGCAATCTTTGAGCAGAACTTAGCCCTTCTGGAGGCGGTCGGCTATCGACGCTATGAAGTATCTGCCTATGCCAAAAAGGCTCAGGAGTGCAAACATAATCTAAATTACTGGCGCTTTGGTGATTACATTGGAATTGGCGCGGGAGCCCATGGGAAGATTTCTTTCCCAGATAGAATTACGCGCCAAGTACGAGAGCGCCACCCAGAAACCTATATGCAGGCCATGGAAACCAAGGGCAATGCCTTAATTGAAGCTAGAGAAATCCCTGCTAAAGATCTTCCATTTGAATTCATGCTCAATACATTACGTCTGACTGATGGTGTCGATACCATTACCTTTAGCGAGCGCACGGGATTGCCGCTTAGCGTGGTGTCAAAAGGATTGGATGAAGCCAGCAAAAAAGGTTTGCTAGATCCAAACCCAAATCAACTTAAGGCGACAGTACAAGGCTTACGCTACCTCAATAATTTACAAGAGATGTTTTTGTAA
- the rdgB gene encoding RdgB/HAM1 family non-canonical purine NTP pyrophosphatase, with protein MQKLVLASNNAGKVREFQELLAPFHFQVIPQGELGIPSAEEPYPTFVENALAKARHASAASGLPALADDSGICAHALDGAPGVHSARYAGIDGDSSANNHKLIAALQGKADRGAHYVCALVMVDSANDPEPLIVQTRWYGQIIDEAKGDHGFGYDPHFFLPELGSTAAELDSSEKNLISHRGQALRELIAELQSRAQSA; from the coding sequence GTGCAAAAGCTCGTTCTCGCCTCTAACAATGCCGGAAAGGTTCGGGAGTTTCAGGAGCTCTTAGCGCCCTTTCATTTTCAGGTTATCCCCCAAGGCGAGCTTGGTATTCCGTCAGCAGAAGAGCCGTACCCTACTTTTGTTGAGAATGCGCTTGCAAAAGCACGGCATGCCAGCGCTGCTAGCGGCTTACCTGCACTTGCTGATGACTCTGGAATTTGTGCTCATGCATTAGATGGTGCGCCAGGCGTCCACTCAGCTCGTTATGCAGGTATCGATGGGGATAGCTCAGCCAATAATCACAAATTGATTGCAGCGCTCCAAGGTAAGGCTGATCGTGGCGCACATTATGTCTGCGCCCTGGTCATGGTTGATAGCGCCAATGATCCAGAACCACTGATTGTTCAAACCCGTTGGTACGGTCAAATCATCGATGAGGCTAAAGGCGATCATGGATTTGGTTATGACCCTCACTTCTTTCTACCTGAGCTTGGTAGCACCGCCGCTGAACTAGATTCATCCGAGAAAAATCTCATCAGCCATCGTGGCCAAGCATTGCGTGAACTCATTGCAGAACTTCAAAGCCGTGCTCAATCTGCTTAA
- the rph gene encoding ribonuclease PH, producing the protein MTQPHITRPSGRTPTELRPVSISRAFTKHAEGSVLIAFGDTKVLCTASVLEKVPPHKKGSGEGWVTAEYGMLPRSTHTRSDREAARGKQSGRTQEIQRLIGRAMRSVFDLKVLGERTIHLDCDVLQADGGTRTASITGAYVAARDAINTLLKSGALKTDPIIDSVAAISVGIYQGVPVLDLDYPEDSSCDTDMNVVMTGKGGMIEVQGTAEGAAFSRTELNALLDLAEQGIQDLTQLQIEAFK; encoded by the coding sequence ATGACTCAGCCCCACATTACTCGCCCTAGTGGCCGTACCCCCACCGAATTACGCCCTGTAAGCATTAGCCGTGCGTTTACCAAGCATGCAGAAGGCTCAGTTCTCATTGCCTTTGGTGACACCAAGGTACTCTGCACCGCCAGCGTTCTAGAAAAGGTACCTCCGCATAAAAAAGGTTCTGGCGAAGGTTGGGTTACTGCGGAGTACGGCATGCTCCCTCGATCTACCCACACTCGTAGTGATCGTGAAGCTGCCCGAGGCAAGCAGTCTGGTCGCACACAAGAGATTCAGCGCTTAATCGGTCGTGCCATGCGCAGCGTCTTTGACTTGAAAGTATTGGGCGAAAGAACTATTCATTTGGATTGCGATGTCTTGCAAGCTGATGGTGGAACGAGAACTGCATCTATTACCGGCGCTTATGTTGCGGCACGTGACGCAATTAATACCCTCCTGAAGAGTGGTGCACTCAAGACTGATCCGATCATTGATAGTGTTGCAGCGATTTCTGTTGGCATCTACCAAGGCGTTCCTGTACTCGACTTAGATTACCCAGAAGATTCTTCATGCGATACCGATATGAATGTCGTGATGACAGGCAAAGGCGGCATGATTGAGGTACAAGGCACCGCTGAAGGTGCAGCCTTCTCCCGCACCGAATTAAATGCGCTGCTGGATTTGGCAGAGCAAGGAATTCAGGACCTCACCCAACTACAAATAGAAGCATTTAAATAA
- a CDS encoding YicC/YloC family endoribonuclease, translating to MISSMTGYGSASRQVSLGAGVVADLQVECRAVNSRFLDLGFRLPDECRGAEPALREMATQSLSRGKVEFRAAWRVNSGAAGAAKANPHALGALNKDRLDALYTLQEHAQIAFPNAEALRIADILRWPGIVSEPRGEEEGWLAATVEAGRAALAALMDSRHAEGKALVTVLTNITGKMREIVKTIEPKVPEYVAQYQEKLTERLAEALAAQEQGKGNSGSGTELMERIRQEVVLYAVRIDVAEEFARLKTHLQAVDTALAGKGPVGKRLDFLMQELNREANTLSSKSVSEECTQAALELKLLIEQMREQVQNLE from the coding sequence ATGATATCGAGCATGACTGGTTATGGCAGCGCTTCTCGCCAAGTCTCCCTAGGAGCTGGCGTTGTAGCTGATCTGCAAGTGGAATGTCGGGCTGTTAATAGCCGCTTTCTGGATTTGGGCTTTCGTCTTCCGGACGAGTGTCGTGGGGCTGAACCTGCCTTGCGCGAGATGGCTACTCAAAGCCTTTCGCGAGGCAAGGTCGAGTTTCGGGCTGCATGGCGCGTTAATTCGGGCGCTGCCGGGGCAGCCAAAGCCAACCCCCATGCCTTGGGAGCACTGAATAAAGATCGCCTAGACGCTCTCTACACCCTTCAAGAACATGCTCAGATAGCCTTTCCGAATGCTGAAGCATTGCGTATAGCTGATATTTTGCGCTGGCCAGGAATTGTTTCTGAGCCACGGGGCGAAGAGGAAGGCTGGCTTGCCGCTACGGTTGAGGCCGGTCGTGCCGCTTTAGCTGCCTTAATGGATAGTCGTCATGCCGAAGGTAAAGCCTTGGTTACGGTACTTACCAATATCACTGGCAAGATGCGTGAGATTGTGAAGACCATTGAGCCTAAGGTGCCGGAATACGTTGCTCAATATCAAGAGAAGCTTACCGAACGCTTGGCTGAGGCATTGGCTGCCCAAGAGCAAGGAAAAGGTAACAGCGGTTCCGGTACAGAGTTGATGGAGCGTATTCGTCAAGAGGTTGTGCTCTACGCAGTACGTATCGACGTGGCAGAGGAGTTTGCCCGACTTAAGACCCATCTTCAAGCTGTTGATACTGCGCTTGCGGGTAAAGGTCCGGTAGGTAAGCGTTTGGATTTCTTGATGCAAGAACTCAATCGTGAAGCCAATACCCTCAGCTCCAAATCTGTTTCTGAAGAGTGCACGCAGGCCGCCTTAGAGCTCAAGCTCTTGATTGAGCAGATGCGTGAACAAGTGCAAAATTTAGAGTAA
- the gmk gene encoding guanylate kinase, with protein sequence MASPKPKANLSPAYQGSMLMIVAPSGAGKSSLVNALLQEDAALKLSLSTTTRAPRPGEVEGKDYRFIQREEFIAERDQGHFLEHAEVHGNFYGTSKAWIETQMKTGRDVMLEIDWQGAQQIRQIIPEVQWIFIFPPSFEALEERLRKRGQDDEATIQRRLAAAHLELQHAHEADFIVINDVFEQALVDLRHVVAASRLRSGPIMARNPALLRRLGV encoded by the coding sequence ATGGCCAGTCCTAAACCTAAAGCTAACTTATCTCCTGCCTACCAAGGCAGTATGTTGATGATTGTTGCCCCATCAGGCGCTGGAAAATCTTCCTTGGTAAATGCTTTGTTACAGGAAGATGCCGCCCTCAAGCTCTCTCTTTCCACTACAACACGTGCGCCAAGACCGGGTGAAGTAGAAGGTAAGGATTACCGCTTTATTCAAAGAGAAGAATTTATAGCTGAGCGCGATCAAGGTCATTTTTTGGAGCATGCTGAAGTGCACGGCAATTTTTACGGCACCTCCAAAGCCTGGATCGAAACCCAAATGAAAACCGGGCGCGATGTGATGTTAGAGATTGATTGGCAGGGTGCTCAGCAGATTCGTCAAATCATTCCTGAAGTCCAGTGGATCTTTATCTTCCCACCCTCATTTGAGGCGCTGGAAGAGCGCTTGCGTAAGCGTGGTCAGGATGATGAGGCAACCATTCAGAGAAGGTTAGCTGCGGCGCATTTGGAGCTCCAGCATGCCCATGAGGCAGATTTTATTGTGATCAATGATGTTTTTGAGCAGGCTTTAGTTGATTTGCGCCATGTCGTTGCTGCCAGCCGCCTGCGCTCAGGGCCGATTATGGCTCGCAACCCTGCGCTTTTAAGGCGTCTCGGGGTCTAA
- the rpoZ gene encoding DNA-directed RNA polymerase subunit omega, with protein sequence MARITVEDCLKTIPNRFELVLAATYRARQLVQGHSPRVESRDKATVVALREVAAGVTDRDMLTKVPL encoded by the coding sequence ATGGCCCGTATTACTGTAGAAGATTGTCTAAAAACTATCCCAAATCGTTTTGAGCTGGTATTGGCTGCGACTTATCGCGCACGTCAATTGGTTCAAGGTCACTCCCCACGTGTTGAGTCCAGAGATAAAGCAACTGTAGTTGCGTTGCGTGAAGTTGCTGCTGGTGTAACTGACCGTGACATGTTGACCAAAGTACCTTTGTAA
- a CDS encoding bifunctional (p)ppGpp synthetase/guanosine-3',5'-bis(diphosphate) 3'-pyrophosphohydrolase, with translation MVSPKETASSDKSSIIATLLAQSSRHLFGPTSAPTLPLKHQVVSIDGLISKLGYLKPEEVNLIKQAFHFADAAHLGQYRHSGEPYITHPVSVAELCATWRLDASSIMAALLHDVIEDTGCTQADLVGKFGSKVAELVEGLTKLDKLEFQSHAEAQAESFRKMFMAMARDVRVILVKLADRTHNMRTLDAVPMEKRRRVAAETIEIYAPIAHRLGLNIIYRDLQDLSFRYSMPMRFRVIEGAVKRARGNRKEMVEKILQNARMAFAKANLEVDLQGREKTLFSIYNKMRSKHLSFSQVLDVYAFRVTVHSIDECYRALGILHALYKPMPGKFKDYIAIPKLNGYQSLHTTLLGPSGVPVEFQIRTGDMHAVAEAGVAAHWAYKDGGPDMSEVQNRAHQWLQSLIDIQDSSGDSQEFLEHVKIDLFPDAVYVFTPKGQIRALPRGATALDFAYSIHSDVGNTCVAVKINGMQLPLRSELKNSDIVEVVTSANSQPNPGWLAFVRTGKARASIRHSLKTKHYAESLQLGERLLANALRQQGVDAGLLSPEIWEKLLHWTGDKTREEACVNIALGRRSAQELAIRLKILIDDEGGSEQMRLGAADWVSPQQEIASHHHQRQAILVDGREGNSISFQTCCHPIPGDNIIGYLGKGEGLQVHTNDCPVALRMLSKDSDKWVEVEWGKEVNREFEVDLAIDTRQGKGVLARVASSVTAADSNILNVSMDDRYKEDAVTIRFTIQVSDRLHLSKVMRSLRTNHDVMRVTRVRVS, from the coding sequence TTGGTCTCGCCTAAAGAGACCGCTAGTAGCGATAAGTCTTCCATCATCGCTACTTTGTTGGCCCAGTCAAGCCGACACTTATTTGGCCCTACCTCTGCGCCAACATTACCTCTAAAGCATCAAGTTGTTTCGATTGATGGACTTATCTCCAAATTGGGCTATCTCAAGCCTGAAGAAGTTAATCTTATTAAGCAGGCCTTTCACTTCGCAGATGCCGCCCATTTGGGTCAGTATCGCCATAGTGGCGAGCCTTACATTACTCACCCCGTATCAGTTGCTGAACTCTGTGCTACGTGGCGCCTAGATGCTTCATCCATCATGGCCGCCTTATTACATGATGTCATCGAAGATACTGGCTGCACCCAAGCAGACCTCGTTGGTAAGTTTGGTAGCAAAGTAGCTGAGCTCGTCGAGGGATTAACCAAGCTCGATAAGTTGGAGTTCCAAAGTCATGCTGAAGCGCAGGCTGAAAGCTTCCGTAAGATGTTTATGGCGATGGCGCGAGATGTGCGCGTCATTCTGGTAAAGCTAGCTGACCGTACTCACAATATGCGTACCCTTGATGCTGTCCCAATGGAGAAGCGTCGCAGAGTGGCTGCAGAAACGATTGAGATCTACGCGCCGATTGCACACCGTCTCGGCCTCAATATTATTTACCGCGACTTGCAAGATTTGAGCTTCCGTTACTCCATGCCAATGCGCTTCAGAGTGATTGAGGGTGCAGTCAAGCGGGCGCGTGGCAATCGCAAAGAAATGGTCGAGAAGATTTTGCAGAATGCACGCATGGCATTTGCAAAGGCCAATCTCGAGGTAGATCTGCAGGGCCGAGAAAAAACACTCTTTAGTATCTATAACAAAATGCGTAGCAAGCATTTGAGTTTTTCTCAGGTGCTTGATGTTTATGCCTTCCGGGTCACCGTTCATTCAATTGATGAGTGCTATCGTGCGCTCGGAATATTGCACGCGCTCTATAAACCTATGCCGGGCAAGTTCAAGGATTACATTGCGATTCCCAAGCTGAACGGCTATCAGTCTTTGCACACAACACTATTAGGACCTTCCGGTGTGCCGGTCGAGTTTCAGATACGAACTGGTGATATGCATGCCGTTGCAGAAGCGGGTGTTGCTGCGCACTGGGCATATAAAGATGGTGGTCCTGATATGAGTGAGGTGCAAAACCGCGCTCATCAGTGGCTGCAGTCCTTAATTGATATTCAAGATAGTAGCGGCGATTCGCAAGAGTTCTTGGAGCACGTCAAAATTGATTTGTTTCCAGATGCGGTGTATGTCTTTACGCCCAAAGGACAGATTAGAGCTTTGCCGCGTGGGGCTACCGCACTAGACTTTGCCTACTCCATTCATAGCGATGTGGGTAATACCTGTGTAGCCGTCAAGATCAATGGCATGCAGTTGCCCTTGCGCAGTGAGCTCAAGAATAGCGATATTGTTGAGGTAGTGACATCGGCGAACTCGCAACCAAATCCAGGTTGGTTGGCATTTGTGAGAACGGGTAAAGCGCGTGCTTCCATTCGTCATTCACTGAAGACCAAGCACTATGCCGAGTCTCTGCAATTGGGTGAGCGACTTTTGGCAAATGCTTTGCGTCAGCAGGGAGTAGATGCTGGGTTACTCTCCCCAGAAATCTGGGAAAAGTTATTGCATTGGACTGGCGATAAAACTCGTGAAGAGGCCTGTGTCAATATTGCCTTGGGACGCAGATCCGCTCAAGAGCTAGCAATTCGTTTAAAGATTTTGATTGATGATGAAGGTGGTTCAGAGCAAATGCGTTTGGGGGCAGCGGACTGGGTTTCGCCTCAGCAAGAGATTGCTTCACATCATCATCAGCGCCAAGCTATTTTGGTGGATGGGCGCGAAGGAAACTCAATTAGCTTTCAAACCTGCTGTCATCCGATCCCCGGTGACAACATCATTGGTTACCTTGGTAAGGGTGAGGGTTTGCAGGTTCACACCAATGACTGCCCGGTAGCGCTCCGTATGCTCTCCAAAGACAGTGATAAGTGGGTGGAGGTCGAGTGGGGCAAAGAGGTTAACCGAGAATTTGAGGTGGATCTTGCAATTGATACGCGTCAAGGTAAGGGCGTACTGGCTAGAGTGGCGAGTAGTGTGACTGCTGCAGATTCCAACATCCTTAATGTATCCATGGATGACCGCTATAAAGAAGATGCCGTCACCATTCGGTTCACCATTCAAGTATCAGATCGTTTGCATCTCTCCAAGGTGATGCGTAGTCTGCGAACCAATCACGATGTGATGCGTGTGACCCGAGTTCGAGTCAGCTAA
- the greB gene encoding transcription elongation factor GreB, with protein sequence MEEKNYITPAGHERIKSELLQLLNLDRPEVVKVVHWAASNGDRSENGDYIYGKKRLREIDRRIRFLNQRLEFAVVVDNQARKTGDADAEQVFFGATVTYASLEGADEGKETTITIVGVDEVDLDLGHVSWVSPIAKALIKARLGDCVKIQTPTGPTEIEILDVQYQ encoded by the coding sequence ATGGAAGAGAAGAACTACATCACACCAGCTGGTCATGAACGCATCAAAAGCGAGCTTTTACAGCTCCTAAACCTTGATCGGCCGGAGGTTGTCAAGGTTGTTCACTGGGCTGCGTCCAACGGAGACCGCTCTGAAAATGGGGACTACATCTACGGAAAAAAGCGACTTCGAGAGATAGACCGCCGGATTCGCTTCCTAAATCAGCGCCTTGAATTTGCCGTAGTCGTTGACAACCAAGCCCGAAAAACCGGGGACGCAGATGCTGAGCAGGTCTTTTTTGGGGCTACTGTGACCTATGCAAGTCTAGAAGGCGCTGATGAAGGCAAGGAGACAACCATCACGATTGTGGGAGTCGATGAAGTTGATTTGGACCTAGGTCATGTCAGCTGGGTCTCGCCGATTGCCAAAGCGCTCATCAAGGCTCGCTTGGGTGATTGCGTCAAAATTCAGACCCCAACCGGACCTACCGAGATTGAAATTCTAGACGTTCAGTACCAATAA
- a CDS encoding ABC transporter permease: MSISDPNSSLSMAPVAVWSQADASHAQVSLSGAVNVYSLAGVWTDIQEKQRLWLGQGNAQSHSLVFDASKVSSLDGSAFAFLIDVQEAQQKAGGQFAIQGLDPKYQPLLHEFDPITNLFPVPTPKPKSSFVVSVGMAAQDLIEDARGLVSFVGHLSADLAWSIRHIKQVRWGDFVNAAVEAGISALPIVGLVAFLIGVILSFQAAIGMQQFGAVSFVGPLAALGIVREMGPLITAILLAGRSSAAFAAEIGTMTVNSEVDALVTGGLSPIRFLVVPRVLAGILVAPILTLFADIVSIFSSMLTMQIYGIPFINFYNGMLAAVDVEDVLSGLVKATLFGVVVSAMGCLRGMQTGTGAAAVGISATRAVVSSIVMIVLVDGIFAYISYRTGF; this comes from the coding sequence ATGAGTATTTCAGACCCTAATTCCTCGCTTTCAATGGCTCCAGTAGCGGTTTGGTCGCAGGCCGACGCAAGTCATGCTCAAGTTAGCCTGAGTGGGGCAGTCAACGTCTATTCATTAGCTGGTGTCTGGACTGATATTCAGGAAAAACAAAGGCTTTGGCTGGGGCAAGGTAATGCCCAGAGTCATTCGCTTGTTTTCGATGCTTCAAAAGTTAGCTCTTTAGATGGATCTGCCTTTGCATTCTTAATTGATGTGCAGGAGGCGCAGCAAAAAGCAGGCGGGCAGTTTGCTATTCAGGGTCTAGATCCAAAGTATCAGCCGCTCCTGCACGAATTTGATCCAATCACCAATCTCTTCCCGGTTCCGACTCCAAAGCCAAAGTCTAGCTTTGTGGTGAGCGTCGGAATGGCCGCTCAAGACCTGATTGAGGATGCTCGCGGACTAGTGAGCTTTGTCGGCCATTTGTCAGCAGATTTAGCCTGGTCAATACGTCACATAAAACAAGTTCGTTGGGGTGACTTTGTCAATGCGGCTGTAGAAGCGGGGATCTCTGCATTACCTATTGTTGGCCTAGTTGCATTTTTAATTGGTGTGATTTTGTCTTTTCAGGCCGCTATCGGCATGCAGCAATTCGGTGCCGTTTCTTTTGTAGGGCCACTAGCTGCATTGGGCATTGTGCGCGAGATGGGGCCGCTGATTACGGCAATCTTGCTTGCTGGTCGATCGTCTGCTGCATTTGCTGCAGAGATCGGGACGATGACTGTCAACAGCGAAGTAGATGCATTAGTTACTGGCGGTTTAAGCCCGATTCGATTTTTGGTAGTGCCAAGAGTATTGGCAGGCATATTAGTGGCGCCTATATTGACCCTGTTCGCCGATATCGTCAGCATTTTTTCTTCCATGCTGACAATGCAAATTTATGGTATTCCCTTCATTAATTTTTATAACGGTATGTTGGCTGCCGTTGATGTTGAGGATGTGTTGTCAGGCCTTGTGAAGGCGACTCTATTTGGCGTAGTTGTCTCAGCCATGGGTTGCTTGCGTGGAATGCAAACGGGAACCGGTGCAGCTGCAGTTGGAATTTCTGCAACCCGTGCAGTGGTGAGCAGTATTGTCATGATCGTCTTGGTGGACGGCATCTTTGCTTATATCTCTTACAGGACAGGCTTCTGA
- a CDS encoding ABC transporter ATP-binding protein: MDALDKAIDVQNLTVGYGSKVLLQNLNFSVANGEIFVILGGSGCGKSSLLKNLFGLYEPLAGDVLIEGQNITSAQGTERQKIMTSFGVMYQQGALFGSMNLLDNVTLFMEEYTQLTRDQMNLLARCKLDLVGLLPYETYMPSEISGGMQKRAAIARAMALDPKILFLDEPSAGLDPITSADLDSTILDLSKNLGFTFVIVSHELASIYSIADKVIMLDKDAKGIIAEGDPKTLRDTSKDPRVHQFFNRIMSKDAA; encoded by the coding sequence ATGGACGCATTAGATAAGGCGATTGACGTTCAAAATCTCACTGTAGGCTATGGCTCTAAAGTGCTGCTTCAGAATTTAAACTTTTCTGTGGCGAACGGCGAAATCTTTGTCATTTTGGGTGGATCCGGTTGCGGTAAGTCTAGCCTCCTCAAGAATTTGTTCGGCCTGTATGAGCCCCTTGCAGGCGATGTATTGATTGAAGGTCAAAACATTACAAGCGCCCAAGGTACAGAGCGTCAAAAAATTATGACGAGTTTTGGGGTGATGTATCAGCAGGGTGCTTTGTTTGGTTCTATGAATCTTCTGGATAACGTAACTCTTTTTATGGAGGAGTACACCCAACTCACTAGAGACCAGATGAATCTATTGGCGCGCTGTAAGCTCGATTTAGTTGGTTTGCTTCCCTATGAAACGTATATGCCCAGCGAGATTAGTGGTGGCATGCAAAAACGCGCCGCAATTGCGCGCGCTATGGCCCTGGATCCAAAGATCTTATTTTTAGATGAGCCTTCTGCTGGTCTTGATCCGATTACCTCAGCCGATCTCGACAGTACGATTCTGGATCTCTCAAAAAATTTGGGATTTACCTTTGTGATCGTCTCCCATGAGCTAGCAAGTATATATTCCATCGCCGACAAGGTGATTATGTTGGATAAGGATGCCAAAGGCATTATTGCTGAGGGTGATCCAAAGACATTAAGAGACACCAGTAAGGACCCACGAGTACATCAATTCTTTAATCGCATCATGAGCAAGGACGCAGCATGA
- a CDS encoding MlaD family protein, which translates to MSNNSNPNYFRLGIFVLAAIGALLTIILIFGSGQLFKKSFMVETYVKQSVTGLDAGAAVRFRGVKIGQVTSIGLSGDLYEKDIPMIQKQEYVVVRMQIFGDGLEKNHLESFVKDNLRARIRSMGITGVNYVELDFYPKSDQSYTLKYSWEPEYPVVPSMPNQADEIISGIQKLIGALNGLDVDGTQKKFDALLGNLNHLMAGDGKDNAGLITTVKDLNVLLDRIAKVTDKDQLNILMRELVATMVSLRQTVTSVQGDTTATLENLRQASEQLNEFTRIASQSPSTLIWGEPPARITPPMNGVQK; encoded by the coding sequence ATGAGTAACAACTCCAACCCCAACTATTTCCGCCTCGGTATTTTTGTCTTAGCGGCAATCGGTGCATTACTCACCATCATATTAATTTTTGGTTCCGGACAGCTCTTTAAAAAATCGTTCATGGTGGAAACCTATGTTAAGCAATCGGTGACTGGTCTAGATGCTGGTGCGGCAGTACGTTTTCGAGGTGTAAAAATTGGGCAGGTGACATCTATTGGCCTATCGGGGGACTTGTATGAAAAAGATATCCCGATGATTCAGAAGCAAGAGTATGTCGTTGTGAGAATGCAAATTTTTGGCGATGGTTTAGAGAAGAATCACCTAGAATCATTCGTCAAAGATAACTTACGTGCACGTATCAGATCCATGGGTATTACTGGTGTGAATTATGTGGAGTTGGATTTTTATCCTAAGTCTGATCAGAGTTACACCCTCAAATATTCATGGGAGCCTGAATATCCAGTAGTGCCATCGATGCCAAATCAGGCAGATGAGATTATTTCCGGTATTCAGAAGTTGATTGGCGCCTTAAATGGCCTAGATGTAGATGGAACTCAGAAGAAGTTTGATGCGCTATTAGGTAATTTGAATCATTTGATGGCTGGTGATGGCAAAGATAATGCTGGTCTGATTACTACAGTTAAAGACCTAAATGTTCTCTTAGACCGTATTGCTAAGGTGACCGATAAAGATCAGCTCAATATTCTGATGCGGGAATTGGTTGCCACTATGGTTTCTTTGCGTCAAACCGTGACTAGCGTGCAGGGTGATACCACTGCAACCCTGGAGAATCTGCGTCAAGCCAGTGAGCAGTTAAATGAGTTCACTCGCATCGCAAGCCAATCTCCGTCCACCCTGATTTGGGGTGAGCCACCCGCACGCATTACACCTCCAATGAATGGAGTTCAAAAATGA